Proteins encoded by one window of Paenibacillus sp.:
- a CDS encoding IS3 family transposase, producing MEEYIIFYNQGRPQRKLNKLTPVEYRRQLAA from the coding sequence ATTGAGGAATATATCATTTTTTATAACCAAGGACGACCGCAAAGGAAATTAAACAAGCTGACGCCGGTTGAGTACCGACGTCAGCTTGCAGCCTAG